The Juglans microcarpa x Juglans regia isolate MS1-56 chromosome 8D, Jm3101_v1.0, whole genome shotgun sequence genomic sequence ATACTTTGATTTTATAGTCCTTATAAGGAGATCGGATACTAACTTTGGTCTCGGAGGTGTCCCCCACCATCTCGAAACTCTCATTTCTTCATAGTTCCAGGTGGACGAACTGGGCTGCTGTGGAGTTGCTCAAGCtgtgaaacatgacatcaacaaccaactattactatatatttgtaaaactattttgttCATTTAAGGAGAAAAATAACATGAGCAAAACTGACACTCAAATCAATCTTGCATCGTCGTATAATCGATGCTAATTACTAGTAAGGCATTTGCAACTCCTATATTTTGATATCAATTAGAATGATCTCAATTAAACTAAAATGACACTAAAAGCTTAAAACAACTAATGGAAAACTTGGGAATcagatataattaatattacattttaaGCCTAATGGTTTGTTTGGGAACACAACTGCTCTCATATATTCTCAAACTACTTCATTATCATTCACAAATAGTTCACTACTATTAActactatttcactactattcccAAATAATCTAAGAtactcttaacatccaaacagtGCCTAAGACTCATGTTTCCAGCTCGAATATCTCCATTTTGGGGTCTTCCTATGTTCATGTTACTATTGTTAGGTCTAAAAAGCTTTTATTGGTCAAGTGGATTCCACTCTGTCTTGGTTTGTCGAATTTGAATATTGATGGAGTATCTAAAGACAATCCTAGGCCTATAGGTTGTGGGAGAGTTTTACATTATCATAAATTGTTATCTTACTTTATAGGTTTGGATACTAAAACTTTTGCAGAATTATCTACGTGAAGCTGGATCTTGTTTTAAGCTATCATTTTAGTGTTATTGCGGGGTGTAAATCAGTTCAGTCCGGGAGGGGTCCATCATTTTCCTGGATCGGATCGAACCAATCACCCCTAGTGAACGGGACCGGACCGTTAGCTATCGGTCCATATCGCTTTTGACTAGTTTCCAATGGGGGCccaatcatataaaaaaaacccatcattcttgaagtatacaaaaaagCTACAATGTGTACTTTCGGCCAATTAGTATAAAAAAGTCCGcaatgtttataattttgaataacacaactatttaactttatttacacattttttacttaaaaatagtctaaaaaaagttgttcaaattatcaaaattgataattatatattagttaattgatgttagttaattaataattatatattttatattgttcataatataaaattacataattcacttatataactactatataaattaatatatatataatttataaaatatatatttgtagtttGGTTGGTCCGACAGAGGTAAAAGCTCCACCACGGGACCGAACCAAAACTCATTCGGTCTCACAAATAGAGGACCGAAACTGACCAAACAAATTTTCGGTCTAGTCGATTTTTCTGGTTTGTAGCAAAAATTTTACACCCCTAAGTGTTATTGTGCTTATCATGTGGAATTTGGCTCTCTTACTATTTATTgacttaataataattttctaccCCTTGGTTTTATTCTTTAACCTCATtacttctttttatataaagtattttttcgTTATAGTGAAtgcttatcaataaaattaggataGCAAAATATAACTAACGTTTTGCCCAGCTAAAAATGCTTAAAGTGAAACTTGCTAAGGTAGTGAAGGGTCCACATCACAGTCCACATAAAGATTTCGGTTGATCTTGCTTGATTCGGCCCAATAATCAtttacaccccccccccccaaacccAGCCCAATCGTACTCTTGGCCCAATCATTTGACAGAGAAATACGACGCCGGTCATCCTATAAAATCAGGAAAAAGGAATCCAAATCTCTCAGAAAACTGATCattcgaagaagaagaagaaacaacagCTCCGAAGATGGTACGCAAATTTCGTCTCTCTACTTTCttacatttaatatttctaGGTTGTTTCGTTTGATTCTTATCGATTTTGTTGCAGTAGCTGTTGTTTCTTATTAAATTCCTCTTCAAGATGACAATACATGTTagggttttttatttatttcaaagacTCCTAGGTTTTGGATTTAGATGCGTTTCGTTTGGggttttcttcatttatttgtttggaattttgattatttctttaatttaatataaattaacgGTTTGATTTGTTTTCATGAGTAAAAAAGGGATTAGCCGATCTGATACGGATTAATTAGAGCTCGAATGATTGGGAAAAAGTCATAATCAATAAGTCCCTTACTTTTGTTCTATAACttgaattttttaactttctattgGAGATGATCGGGTAAATTACACGAGATGTATGCTTGAGAGCACACTTGCGGTTACGGTATTATTTGTACGCTGAATGTTCTGGATCCTCTGATTTCACAGCCATGTGATTGGAATTGATTAGATGATTTTGGCTGTGGTAGCATCAGAGTTCATTTTTGAACGATAGCTGAGAATTATCTTCCGAAGATGCAACATGCTTGAAAACATTGAGTTTGGAGtgtcattcttcttcttcttctaccaacCAAAGAAATCTTTTCTGAATGGTTTAAATTATCTTGTCATTGTTGGTCTAGcccttttttttatagataagaaaaaaatagattaagaCAAGTAAATAGATAAGAAATTTTTCTATAGCCAAtttttatcgataaaaaaatttataagaaaattttattaagacgAGTAAATAGGCAtggcccaagtatacaggaatATTCTATAGCCCTTCGAGACTCATCTTATGAAATGGGAAGCAATTTAGATATAGTAGGATTTTTCTTTAGGTGTGTGATGGTTTTAGAGAAATTTACAATTAGCTGACTTTACTTTTGCGAGATCCATCGTAAAATGTTAGAAGTGTTTACAGCCATTACCTCTGAATAGATGatagaatttgttatttgaaattgttttctACATTTCCATATAGAACATTATGCGGCACTTACATGATAGTTTTCCACTCTGTATAATGTGGAGTGGTATggtgcttctctctctctctctctctaacttgTTAATTTACACAAAGCAATAGATATTGAGCTCACGATCTCATCCTCCATCCCATTTTTATGGGAGCAGGAATGCTGCTCAAATTTTATTTCCCAAGAAACTTTACTCCCATTGTCAATTTTGCTTTTGAACAAAGTGCTGGGATATCATAATTCCTGCATGACTTTGAATCGTAATATTCTAGTCATTCCTTGGACTGCAAATGATTCTTTTGTGTTTCCTGagtatttttaaaacttttctcAAGCATCTTATCAATTCGTTGAATGTGCTAAACTTGCTTTGCTTGGATTTCTGCAGTCTTCACTTGCAGCTGCTAGAGCTGACAATTTTTACTATCCTCCAGAATGGACCCCAAGCCAGGTATACTTTAATAGTGGTTGCTCTATATCATTATTAGATAGCTTTTGATGATGCATGAGTTATTTAAATTGTCACAAATGTTCTTCTTTCAGGGTTCTTTGAACAAGTTTCATGGTCAACATGCGTTGAGAGAGAGGGCAAGGAAAATAGACCAAGGCATATTGATTATAAGGTGATGCATTTTCTCAAGTTTCCAATGGCATGCCTGTCTCAAAAGCTTAAATTTGTAAAGATATGTATATGGTTTACTGACTTGTAAACTTTGTCTGATAATGGAAAAGGGTAAACCCCGACGGCTTAGAATCTGCTTGCCACCATCTTCTCTTTGAAGGTCTTTCTGTAGGCTTAAGCCTCTGTTTGAAACAGGTGTTTGACAACAAGAGTTTTGCCTCCCACCCTATTCTCTTTGCAGGCCTTTCTAGGCTTAAGATTTTCTGTATCAGACTCGGGCTCTTTTTCCTTGATCTCTGTCTTTTTCATCTCTTTATCaagttttatcttttgtttttcttctctctttattttgcCAACTCTCAATTGTTTTTTCCCTTGCTTCCAGGTTCGAGATGCCCTTTAATATATGGTGTGGTGGATGCAATTCTATGATTGCTAAGGGTGTTAGGTTCAATGCAGAGAAAAAGCAAGTGGGAAATTATTATTCGACAAAGGTATCTTTTGCAATTGATCATGGGTACTTCTCTCTGATACAGGAATGCAAGGACTGTGAACAGATTAAGGATTATGTTCAATCatggattttattttgaagatgaaagcAAACAAATAGACACATGATTACTTTTCATCATATTCTGCTGATATGCATCTTGTCCAATTTAATCTATCTTAACAagcaagtttattttttattgtgaattAGTGTTCAATATCTTCTGGTCACAGTGTAAGCTCATGAGAAAGCTAATTTTTTGGTGTTTCCGCCCAGAATATTTTCAATTGACACTGAATATCCTTTTTGAGTCTTTCAGATATGGAGCTTTACAATGAAGTCTGCATGCTGTAAGCATGAGATTGTTATTCAGACAGATCCAAAAAATTGCGAGTATGTGATCATCAGTGGGGCCCAACGGAAGACCGAGGACTTTGACATTGAGGATGCAGAGACCTTTGAACTTCCTGCAGATGAAGGTTGGCTTGGAATCTTTTTCTCCcagttattttgtttatataaatcGTTCGAAGTAAATTGCATTTTTATGGAACCCATTGTTATGCACTTCCGATTCCTGGGTAGACCATAAATGGTTTTTAAAATCTTGATGTAAAGACAAGGGCTTAATTAGTTATCATGTCATATTTATGCCCCTATTTAGGATGCTGTTTGTAatgtttattgagaaaaatTCTAACACGGTTCTCCTTTTCCCAGAAAGGGGTAAACTGGCAGATCCATTTTATCGTCTTGAACACCAGGAAGAAGATTtacagaagaagaaagaagctgaGCCGGTGCTGGTGCGTCTCCAGCGAGTATCTGATGCCAGGCATTCAGATGACTATGCCCTCAACAAGGCTCTGCGGGCGCAACTAAGAGTATACTACTGAGCTCATAACGGCTCTTCATTTTCATGTTTCCTCTACCCACTTATCAAATaatctttttgtttcttctacCTGTAAATGAAGTTGTTCCTCGCTTTCTGATTTTCGCagaatcaaaagaaaagagttgCTGAAGAAGAGGCTGTTTCAAGGAAAAGGGGCCTTGGCATACGACTGCTTCCAGCGTCTGAAGAAGATGCTGCCAGTGCAGCCCATGTGAAGTTTTCTTTCAAGTTTGACAAAAACACAAAGGATAAGCGAGCATTGATCAAAGCTGCTCCAATCTTTCCCAGGTCATCTGGGTCTTCCATGTCCACTAAGAGACAGATGGAATTAGAATCCAAGCGAAGGAAAATCAATGCAGCTGCGGCATCTGACTTGCTGGCTGGCGTATATAAGCCTTCATCATGGTCACGGGGTGCTGTTACTTCAGGGAGGCGCAGGTGAAGTTCAATAATAGCAAAGACAATTATCGTTGACAATTTACTAGAATAATGGGACCTTTTTTTAGTGAGCTTTAGAACCATCTGGTGTTGATTTTGCTTTCAGCATATATTCCTGTTCATGGTGGAAATGGAGCGTGTACATATATTAGTTAGATCTACTGCTTGGTTATAATCTTTCACACTTGGTGTTTCATTGTGTTGTATTTACGAGCTCTTACAACTCAGAATGTTGCTTTTTGATCTTTTGTAAtgtgaaaaagaatgaaaacaacAGAAGGTTTGGCGGTGATAGTATTTGAGACATTGTTTCTACTTGAATACGCTGCTTCCATTTTCACTGCCTCTTGTTGTTTCCCGCAAAAGGCAAGCATATAATCATATGATGTGTTCATCCCACAAATTTATTGGGAAACAGCATCTGGATGAGACATTATAGGAATGAATCaaatgggtatatatatataaggtcaTACAGGTTCAAACACTCGGGAAAGATAACTTTATGCCCCTCCAGTCTTGCAGTAGCCTACGTATGATTACTATGTTTTTTTGTGACTTTTCTTATAAACCTGTGATTTATTGTCGTTGGGATGTCTGGCAGACCCATGCAATGGGCGCCGTTTGGATGgtaaaagtgttttatctcatctcatcattataattttttcaaatttttatacaaaatattataaacaattcaattttttaaaatttcaaaataataataatattaaaaaataatatttaaataatattttatttaatttttaattttaatctaaaactattttatctcattttactatccaaattgCACCTAACTCGAAGTCGAAGCGATTTGAAAGAAACTCTGTTATGAAGAGGAAATGCAAACAGATAGAAGGAAAAACCTTTTTTATATTTCCAGAATATATTGCTCTGTGTACAGACTTGagtatttatagtatttaaaaACCTAACAACTTCTCTAAGGAATATAATCGAGTACATGCTGTGCATTACAAATAGCAGAGTATATTTACAGAGTTGGTTACAAGCTGTCGGCCATAATACAGTGTATAATCATGTAGTGTTGTGGCAGCACAGCAGCCATACCTAGAGGGTAGGCACCAGCCTATTCTAGGTGATTCCAGAAGCTATTCGTTGAGGAGTGTCCAGCGGAGCAGTTGACGTGGTTGTTCTTCTGGAGGCAGCAGCTGTGCTGGAGTTCTTGGATGCTGAAGTGGATGGCTCAATACGCCCCCGCAAGTCTAAAGGTGTGTCAACTACTGTGAGACTTGTTCGCAGTAAGTGAAAACGAGATGAAACAATTGGTTTTGTAAAAATGTCAGCAATTTGATCTTTGGAGTGGAGGAAGGCAACTTGAAGTATTTTTGCAGCGACTCTATCACGTACAAAGTGGAAGTCGATTTCCATGTGCTTAGTACGGGAGTGAATAACAGGGTTGATGGAGAGATAAGTGACACCAAGGTTGTCACACCAAAGAGTTGGGGGTTTGGGAAGGAAAATGCAAAGTTCTTTTAAAAGAGATTGAACCCAAAGTAATTCAGCAGTGGCATTGGCTAGAGCTTTATACTCAGCCTCGGTGCTTGAGCGAGCAACAGTTCGTTGCTTTCGAGAACTCCAGGAGACTAAGTTtggaccaagaaaaatacaaaaaccaccGGTAGAGCGGCGGTCATCAAGGCAACCAGCCCAATCCGCATCAGAGAAGGTTTGTAGCTGAAGTGAGTTGGATTTTTGAAATAGAAGACCAAAATTCAGAGTGTGTTTGAGGTATCGAAGTAGTCTCTTAACTGCTTGCCAATGGGGCATTTTTGGATTATGCATGAACTGTGCAATTTTGTTTATGGCAAAAGCAAGGTCTGGTCGAGTTAAGGACAAGTATTATAGAATGCCTACAATACTTCTGTACAAGGTTGGGTCAGTGAAGGTGGGCGTATCTGAAGTGGAAAGAAGAGATGAGGCAGTCATGGGAGAAGTTATACCATTGGTAGACAACATGTTTGTGCGAGCTAAGAGATCACGGATGTATTTCCGTTGGGACAGGTGAATGCCATTGGATAAATAATATACTTCCAATCCAAGAAAGTAGGACAATTTTCCTAGGTCTTTTGTTGAAAAAACAGAGGCAAGAAATTTGATCAGTAGTTCAATTTGTGTATCATGAGAACTGGTGACAAtaatgtcatctacatatacaAGCACATCAATGAGAACAGACTGGTAAGAGTAGACGAAAAGAGGGGTCAGATTTGGATGGGATGAAACCATATTCACAGAGTTTGGAGCTCAGTTGTGCAAACCATGCACGAGGTGCTTGCTTAAGGCCATAGATGGCCTTTTGCTAGCGACAGACATAGTGTGGGTGGTCGGGGTGAACAAAACCAACAGGTTGGGACATGTAGACAGTTTCGGTCAATTCACCATGGAGAAAGGCATTAGAAATATCTAGTTGTCTAAGAGGCCAACCATGGGAAACAACAAGGGAAATCACTAACCGAATGGTGGTGGGTTTAACGACGGGGCTGAAAGTCTCAGAATAGTCGATTCCCTCTTGTTGATGAAAGCCATTGGCGACGAGTCTCGCCTTGCGACTTTCAACGGTGCCATCTGAATGATGCTTAGTCCGAAAAATCCACCTGCAACCAACAATGTTAGAAGAAGGGGAATGGGGAACCAATATCCAAGTTCAGTTTTGAATGAGAGCTTGGAATTCGGTGGTCATGGCGTTTCGCCATTCAGAGAACTGAGATGCCATGGTAAAAGAGCTTGGTTCCTCTGGAATTTCAAGAGATGAAGTTAGGGCTTGTTGTGGTGGGGGATATGGAA encodes the following:
- the LOC121243200 gene encoding coiled-coil domain-containing protein 130-like translates to MSSLAAARADNFYYPPEWTPSQGSLNKFHGQHALRERARKIDQGILIIRFEMPFNIWCGGCNSMIAKGVRFNAEKKQVGNYYSTKIWSFTMKSACCKHEIVIQTDPKNCEYVIISGAQRKTEDFDIEDAETFELPADEERGKLADPFYRLEHQEEDLQKKKEAEPVLVRLQRVSDARHSDDYALNKALRAQLRNQKKRVAEEEAVSRKRGLGIRLLPASEEDAASAAHVKFSFKFDKNTKDKRALIKAAPIFPRSSGSSMSTKRQMELESKRRKINAAAASDLLAGVYKPSSWSRGAVTSGRRR